From a region of the Rhinolophus ferrumequinum isolate MPI-CBG mRhiFer1 unplaced genomic scaffold, mRhiFer1_v1.p scaffold_71_arrow_ctg1, whole genome shotgun sequence genome:
- the LOC117020057 gene encoding germ cell-less protein-like 1, with protein sequence MGSLSSRMLWGWGRRAPGQPSAGGEEEEMVEAAMAALDEAEDESEEAGPTTSQLGLKRKSDTGGPHEKEPPRKRAKDSSESVYEALFLRGEDSDVQIRALGEAWNLHRVYLCQSGYFASMFSGAWREATMNTIELQMPDENIDREALHKALGSLYQDSVCVPPSRVVSILATASMLQLDKLIQQCGEVMKETVSAQTVCSYYYSAESYGLQNIKTMCFQWLLDNLMTQRSEQLLREISLDLMKELIASSELFVMEVEMDVYTKLKKWMFLQLQPTWTGPCRALLSDANSWFFRSKRELEGTPFLETQQGRAFVPVFQQLRLAYIICDLPSARTIDQDAVIPAAWLTPVYKKQWLAFLRAEQIRELEPINVNVSHLQGNSMRCGAQLRRDEICSWRWTGFNFGWDLVVSYNNRRIIFRRSVLNRCCGLRVSLLWQRKIAFRLRLASLDRAGSAVFRKDTEYQILALRKDQELVVVNLENQDVAFPIYVSCNFLYLCREGHCPQ encoded by the coding sequence ATGGGATCACTAAGCAGCCGGAtgctctggggctgggggaggcgtGCCCCAGGGCAGCCAAGTGccggtggggaggaggaggagatggtggAGGCAGCCATGGCCGCGTTAGATGAGGCGGAGGACGAGAGTGAAGAGGCCGGACCTACTACCAGTCAGTTAGGCCTCAAGCGGAAGTCAGACACAGGAGGGCCTCACGAAAAAGAGCCCCCCAGGAAGCGCGCCAAAGACAGTTCCGAGTCCGTTTATGAGGCACTCTTCCTAAGGGGGGAAGACAGTGATGTGCAGATCCGCGCACTAGGGGAGGCGTGGAACTTGCACAGAGTCTACTTATGCCAGTCAGGTTACTTCGCTAGCATGTTCAGTGGTGCTTGGAGGGAAGCAACCATGAATACTATAGAGTTGCAGATGCCTGACGAGAACATTGATCGTGAAGCACTTCACAAGGCTTTAGGCTCCCTGTACCAAGACTCCGTGTGCGTCCCACCCAGCCGAGTTGTCTCCATCCTGGCCACAGCCAGCATGCTGCAGTTGGACAAGCTAATTCAGCAGTGTGGGGAAGTCATGAAGGAGACAGTCAGCGCCCAGACAGTGTGCAGCTACTACTACTCTGCTGAGAGCTACGGCCTCCAAAACATCAAGACCATGTGCTTCCAGTGGCTGCTGGACAACCTGATGACCCAGCGTAGTGAGCAGCTATTGCGGGAAATCAGCCTGGATCTCATGAAAGAGCTCATCGCCTCTTCAGAGCTCTTCGTGATGGAGGTGGAGATGGATGTGTACACCAAGCTGAAAAAGTGGATGTTCCTGCAACTGCAGCCCACATGGACAGGTCCCTGCCGCGCCTTATTGTCAGACGCCAACTCGTGGTTTTTCAGGTCCAAGAGGGAGTTGGAGGGCACCCCTTTCCTGGAGACCCAGCAGGGCAGAGCCTTTGTGCCAGTGTTCCAGCAGCTGCGGCTGGCCTACATAATCTGCGACCTGCCGTCAGCACGCACCATCGACCAGGATGCAGTGATCCCTGCTGCATGGCTCACACCAGTGTATAAAAAGCAGTGGCTTGCCTTCCTCCGCGCCGAGCAAATCAGGGAGCTCGAGCCCATTAACGTCAACGTGTCTCACCTCCAGGGGAACAGCATGCGCTGTGGGGCCCAGCTCCGCAGGGATGAGATTTGCAGCTGGCGGTGGACTGGCTTCAACTTTGGCTGGGACCTGGTGGTGTCCTACAACAACCGGCGCATCATTTTCCGGCGCAGCGTGCTGAACAGATGCTGTGGCCTCAGGGTCAGTCTACTCTGGCAGAGAAAGATTGCATTCCGCCTGCGCTTGGCTTCCTTGGACAGGGCTGGAAGCGCCGTTTTCAGGAAGGACACAGAATACCAGATCCTTGCCCTGAGAAAAGACCAAGAGCTAGTGGTAGTGAACCTGGAGAACCAAGATGTGGCCTTCCCCATATATGTGTCCTGTAACTTCCTGTACCTCTGCAGAGAGGGGCACTGCCCACAGTGA